CATAACTTCCGCTTCCGGACTGACAAGACCGaactgactgataaacacctcccacgtgtaccacacgtgtacaGCAGTCAGCGGTCAGCATCGGGGTGATCttgaggacaactaggttgatgaatgtgtctgctaaacagcaaacacaccctagataagacctgttctcacggtATCTCCCTGAACTTGGGTAAATAAAACAGGTTGCTGAAGTAAAGGCTAGGAAGAGTGcaatatcaaacacaacaagatagaaaacccgttctatcacaataacaaagtcttaattataaGAAATTGCCAATGTATAAATTTCCCAACACTTGCCTTTGGTTGCCTTTCTCTGTTAAATAGCCTATCATTGCCTAATGTAATCTCATAGTGTTACATAAATTCTGTTCATATTGTACATAATGACAAATCATTGAATAAAACTAAACTGCTATTGTTAAAACAACATAGATATGCTTTGACATCAATATTCTAGCACTACATAGTGTAACAATAATACTGTTACATCATTCTGATATGGAcccatttaaaaatgataaatccACTTAATGCTGCCTGGGAATTCTTATGGGTATTGGAAGATACTAAATTTATGTATATTCACTAAATACGAGTTGTCATATATCATAGAATAAACTCTAATTACTCTTTCGGGTCATCCATATAACAGTTCTAAAAATAGCACATGAAGTTATAATAACCAGGTTCATACACATATGCAAATAACATCATTAAtcaattttctaaatatatacaataaggGGCGGGCAAAGAACTTACTCTGTATGGGGACCtttcttaattttgattttgtttagaAAAACACGTTGTCTGGCGGTGCCATCTTTACAGGAAAACGAAAGGTATTATGGGTAATTCCCAGAATCGAAAGTGACAGTACTAAACTAAGATATGTACAAAGAGAGGTAACTCGTACTAAAGTACATAAATCAAATCTAGATAAATCCAGTAACACGACATTCCCCGTCTGATTTTGTACGAAAATCACCTATATATTTAAGCATACATACTCATTTAcctaaaataaaatgattactTCATGGCAAGAAAGTACAACTTTCTAACTAAATAAAACACCAAGTTTATATAATGTTCATTTCAATACTCTCACTGGCAAGTGTTCAAAACAtgtctctatcaatattatgaACACATTAAAGTCAAAGTTTAGTCACTGGAAAACAGATAGATCAGCTGTGTAATTGGTCTTGTATAGAAAACCATTTTATCGTCCCTCATAACACGAATGGAAACCTTTCGCACAAGGCTGTCTGAGCTTGGGTACACCTCGTTGATGACTGCCATAGGCCAACAATTCCTAGGGGCCTCAGAATCCTTCATTAGAACTACATCGCCTGGTTTCATGTAGGGCCGTTCCTGTTGCCACTTCGGACGGGTTTGCAGATTCTGAATGTACTGACTGTTCCATTTCTTCCAGAACTGTTCTGCCAAGACTTGAACATGGCGCCATTGTGATTTGTACATATCTTTGAGCGAGAGATTCTCAAATGGTTCTACATCAGCGTTTAACTTTTGAGTGATGAGAGCTGAAGGTGAGAGAATCATTGGAGACTCAGGGTCACTTGAAACGGATGCAAGAGGTCTAGCATTTACGATGGCGCAAACTTCAGCCATGAATGTGCATAAGACTTCGTGAGTTAAAGCCTTTGTGTTTGCATTGCACAACATACAATCCAAAATTCTCCTTGTAAGGCCAATCATTCGCTCCCACGATCCACTCATGTTAGATGCATGTGGTGGGTTGAACTTCCATACTGTTTGGTTTTGAAGGAGGAATTTGTTGACACTTTCATCTTCAACGTTGATTGCTGTGATGTTAAGGTTATCCGTTGCTCCGACAAAATTCGTTCCACGATCCGACCGAAATTCTTGTACGGGCCCTCGGAGTGAGATAAACCGTCGCAGTGCATTTATAAATGATGATGAACTAAGTTCTTCAACAACCTCTATGTGTATTCCTCTGGTCACAAGGCATGAAAACATGATTGCCCAGCGCTTCGAGTTTGCTTGGCCTCCTCTAGTACGACGCGTAACCACAGGCCATGGACCAAATGTGTCCACACCTACATAAGTAAATGGAGGGCATGGTGTGGTCCTATCAACAGGTAGTTCAGCCATTTTTTGGTGTTCCATTTTACCTCTTAGCCTTTTGCACAATACACACTTATGTATAATACTGTTTATGAGCCTTTTACCACCAGTGATCCAATAGCCTGCAGACCGTATGGATCCTTCAGTCAGGTGACGTCCTTGGTGTTTCACCAGGTTGTGGTAATGTTGCACCAATAAGGTAGCGATATGGTGTTTTCCTGGGATTATCAACGGATTCTTCTCTGAAGGGTGTAAAGATGAGCTTCCTAGTCGACCACCTATTCTCAACAATCCATTTTTGTCCAAGGTTGGTGAAAGATCTAGAATGCTGCTATTCTTAGGAATTAGTTTTTTATCCTGCAGACAGCTGATCTCCTTGGCGTACATCTCATATTGAACTTCTTTCAGAATGAGTAACTCTGCATCGTTTTGGAAGTCAACAGTAGATCTGATTGGAGAACTTGTAGAAGAATGCTTGGATGCAACAGATTTCAGCAAAGAGATCGCTGAAGTCAACCTTGACCATGATGAAAACTTGTTTAACCGACTGGTTCCAAGTCGTCGGGATACATCTGTTTTGATGGCCTTAACTTTCGGACGAATCCCTTTATCTTCGTCTGGTTCTATGAGATGAAATTGGTTGTCATTATTAATGTTGTCTTCCTTCGCCCTATCCTGAAAGAAGGCTTCTGGACCGTTTAACCAGCTGCTGTTAGCAAGATCCTGAGCGTTCAGGGGCCTAGTAGCACAGTCTGCGGGATTCAAGTCTGTAGGAACATAACTCCACTGAGTGCTGGATGATGATCTCAAGATCCTGTCTACTCGATTACCAACATAGACATAGAATCTGCGTGTTTTATTGGTAAGATACCCGAGAACAACTTTGCTATCTGTGTAGAAAGATACAGAATCCATTGTTGCGTCcaaatgtttcaagataaagtCTGCAAGATCTGTGGCTATCACTGCGGCACATAGCTCAAGCCTTGGTATTGTATGTCCATGCATGGGTGTGTAGTAGGGTCATATTTTATGTggatttatgtaataaataaaagtggtataaaagtgtatttatataatttgcAGTGAATAGTAATAGTAATATGTATCTATGCCGTGCCGTGTTTTACTCGCGTgcgtaatatatcgtatatattcgCGAGCGTTGCGTTtgtctatatgtgtatgtacgtatatgtttgtgtacccGTTAATAGTGTTCACTGACGGACTTTTATGACGGACAGGACATGTGACTGTTACGGACATTGACGAAGttgtttgattggtcagtgtggtcagtttaacgtatttgatatatatctttttgtatttcggGATATTTGAATTTCGTCCCTGTGCTTGGTTGGACGTTTGGTTTGATCGGtcgagaaattcattaattttggtaAGTCTTGCTTTTCGGTTGTTCtattatttgttctttatcttggttaatacattattctattctcccagtatgaaaatggtttgaatgtgattattataatttagatatttttaaaatatgaaatatatacggataaacatgtattgtatacatgtgatccgattattgtaattgtaaagtgtgTAATGTCTGAgttaaatatttctgaaatgaagtaaGAATTGTGTGTTCTTTTATATTGTAGTTCAATCTGTTGTGATTGCATGGTCGTACTCATGACGTGCGTACGGAGCTAGTATACTTTGTAGTGTatacatcaattacattgaTACACCATACGTGTTGTAAGTGTGTGCTTTTACTTTCatatatcatatctatttttCAATAATACGTTTTCGGTATTGTGTGAAATGTAAAGTTTGTCTTTGAAAGTTATTCGTGTGATTCGGTGTTGAATGAATGATATATGATTTGAGAGTTGAATATTctaattgtgttttattatatttacagagtgtttttaaaatggaataaaacATCATAAAGGAATATGAACCCAGCGGGTTTGTCATTTATTCAACAAATTCCACCCGCTACAaatggcgcccatgtagggacttaCTACTACAAGAGTATTGTGATTACTACTCCGTCTGACTGAGGGTCCGGAGACCGGAGGGTTTGCGCACCTCCTTGCGCATGACATGACGAGTTCATCGATCGAGCAGTTCCGCCGGAACTTTTTATCTTGGGACGTTCACGAACACGACACCTACACACCGGATGTTGTTTTCAAGCACACGTGTTGACTTCACTAACTTTCACATGTTGGAGAGATAGCCTGCCTGAACTGACGggaattgatgttatttaactTATTCAGTGACTGCTATACAGTGCATGGATTATTTATTGTGTTATTCTGTGTATTCAATTGGAAATTAAGTGTTGTCATGTGTTTATTCTTGTGTTATTCTACCTGAATGTGAGTATGGAGTGATCGTGTTCCTGCCCTGCTGGTTACCTGCTTTGAGGTTAGTATTTTCACTATTCTAGTTGTCTGTTTAGTTGATTTTCTTTCCACTGGTTCTTGTATGGTAGTATATATAGGTGTTGTTTTACTTCGCCGGTGGTAGTTGATTTACTGAATTGACCAAGACACTATAACTGACATTACACATCATGACTTCCATGTGTTTATTTACCTAACTGTTATTAGTATTTGTGTTTAACTCCTGCGCCTGCGATACGCTGTATTTTCTACTTCGGTTTATTTCATTTCGCGTAAAATCgatttattatttcttatcTAATTATTCGAGTTTGggttgtttgtatttattttccatattatcatatacacacatgtactttatgtttattatttgtaGGTTATTTCATTAGCTAGTATTGTGTATTGCTTTGACATTGGTAAGTTGTCTGCCCTTTGTACATGAAttattgattatctccctttacttGATTTATTCTTGTGTTTATTTCTATTTGCAATTTAGAATTTCAGGAATTGGTGTTTTCTTTTCAGTTTCCATAGACTTTGTCTCGAATTATTTTATTTGGGATGAGATGTTAATGTAATTTGCttgtatacatttaaaatttagttttgaTTTGACTGGTGTTTACTTTGATTTCAACTGTATGTTTACATTTCAGgtattttgttgaatatttttgtgaatttcaGGTTTCACGTGGACTTTAATATTCCctaatttacttatttttttgtGGTATTTCTTTTTCCTGTATTTtggtttaatttattattttcacagAGAATTGTACTTTgatttatagtttatatttgttttaggttttgttttttttctatatttttccaGTTTTCAGCATATTTCggactttatatttttttagcaGTGCCAGTTAACATATTTAATATTGGAGTTTCATGACTGTATTACTAGTGTTATTGTGCTTGTGTTCTTTGTGTAATATCTCAACTATGGCGCAGTCAAAGGATAAACAGATGGAATATTTAATGGATGCTATCTCGAGTATGGATCTTAATCCGGAATTAGAATCTAAGGATGCTGCTGCCAAGTGGTTAGCTGATCTCATAGCAGGAGGAGCCAAGTCCAAGGTTATGAAGCAAGAGGATGTACCCCCTTTACCTGCAGAtgatcaaggtcaaggtcaccgtgAAAACCTAGTTTCTCCAAGCACGTCCAGTTCTTACTATGTACCGAAAATCTCTGTATTTTCTGGATCCCCCCAAGTACCCAATGGAGAAGTATATTTTGAGCAGTGGATCTATGAGGTTGAGATGTTACAGCGAGACGCTGTGTACAAAGAACAAGTCATTTTCCAGGCTGTGAGAAGATCTTTGAGGGGTGAGGCAGCAAAGACAGCCAGGAGACTTGGGTCTGCAGTTACATTACAGCAGGTTCTGGACAAGATATCGGGAAATTATGGAGACATTGCAGCTTCGGAAGATTTGTTAGCTACCTTCTGTTCTGCAAAACAGACTGATACAGAGACAGTGACATCCTGGGCTAGCAGACTTACCAGGTGCAACTTTCGACTTTCCTAAAATGAATCCTATCCTGGAAGATTCATTCATATCATATATCCGGAGGTATGCTACTGCTCCGATGGCTTCCTTAGAAGCATCCGAGAATATGTGTAATTCTTTCCTTGTACCTTCCAGTATGCCAATGTCGGAATACGTTTTGTAGGTATTGCCAGACCTTGTGAATCTTTGAGAGATTTTCTCCAACTTGTCCATTCAGATTCTATGTGATCTGGTATTGGTTCGTCCCAATCGATTTTGCCTGTTTGAATAATGTTCCTAAGTATTAGCCTACCTCCAAGGAGGACTGGAGCCACGAATCCCAAAGGATCAAACACGCTATTCACTGTAGAAAGGATTCCTCTCTTAGTGCTAGGTTTCTCTTCACAACAAACTTCGTATTGAAAAGTGTCACTCTTAACCTCCCAGTATAGCCCTAAGCTTCTCTGGACATTTGCTGTGCTCGTGTCGAAGTCCATTGCACTGAGGTTTTTCGCCAAGTCTTCTGGGGAAAAGCTGCCGAGAACATCTGCATTGTTAGAGGATATCTTGAGTAAGTTCAGATTACCCTCCTGTTTGAGCCTACGTTGAGTCTTCTTCATCAAGTTCACAGCTGATTGAGCATCTACAGATGAGATCAATCCATCGTCgacataaaaatgatttttgacaaaatcacaCACCTCATCACACAAAGATTGGTCTGCATGGTTACAAGCCGACTTCCTCAATCCAATAGTTGCGACTGCTGGGGATGGTGAGTTCCCAAAAACATGCACACGCATTCGATAGTCGATCAAATCTTTTGTAGGGTCGTTGTCTTTGAACCATATAAAACGTAAGAGATTCCTGTATTGCCGGTGAACGTTGAAATTGAAGAACATCTGTTCTACGTCAGCCGTTATAGCAACCTTTTCCTTTCTGAATTTCAGAAGAACTCCAACTAGACTATTTGTGACGTCTGGTCCAGTAAGTAGCACATCGTTGAGCGAGTAGCCGTTATACTTAGCTGAGCTGTCAAAAACTACTCGGATTTTTCCAGGTTTCTTCGGATGATATACAGGAAATATCGGAAGATATCTGCATTCCTCTCCGCTTTCAAGGGGTGGTGCTAACTCAGCGTGTTGTTTGTCAAACATGCCTTGCAAAAAATCGCAGAATTGACGTTACTTGACGTGGTTCCTCTGTAGAGATTTAACTAGGTTTTCTGTTCTTTTAAACACTTGATCTCGGTTGTTTTCAAGTCTGGGACGATGTTGTCTCAGGGGAAGTGGTGCACTCCAGTTCCCTTCTGGCGTTTTGTAAAATTCCTCTTCCATTTGATGTATGAATTCTTTGTCTTCTTGCGACAGACCTAGCACTTCGTCGTCTTTTGTGTGACGGAAAACATTACCATGAAGGTTGATGTCATCAGAAATCGAAGCATAGTTCACTTCAAAGTTGTAGGGGCAAGGTTTAAAGTAAGACGCTCGTCCACTCCTCAAAACAGTTGTCTTGTTGACTGTTACTAAGTCCGGTTGATGTGCAGCACCGAGACACGTTTCCCCAATAATAACCCAGCCCAGTCTCAGCTTCTGGGCATAAGGTGTGTTGCCACTTGCAATCCTTTGCTCTAATACATGGTGGGCTGTAATCAAATCTCTTCCTATAAGGAGCAAAATTGGCGCGTCAGAATTGGGTATGAAGGTTTCAATTTCCTTGAGATATTTGTAAGCTTTTGCTACCGCTGGCGTTGGAATTCCATGTTTACTGTTCGGGATTTCATTGCATTCAATAAGTTCCGGAAGTGCGCTGCGGTAAGTGCCATCTGTTGATTCGATTACATAACCGGACGCTCGCCTTCCACATTTGGTCACCTGTCCTCCACATGATGATAATACATAATCTATGCTCTCGGatttataattgaaatgttCGAAAAACTCCCGCACTAAAGACCTGTTACTCTGTTCGTCAATAATAGCGTACATGTCAAGTGCCTCTTCTGGCCGTCCTTTCGGATAAACTTTCACTAAAACTGTCTTACCACAGGACTTTCCTGGGAATGAGGTTGAGCCGCAAATCTGAGTACATTTCGATGACACAGTAGTACCTTGGTCCTGATGTGTTTGTTCCCCGCCATGCTTTTCTGGGGATCCACGGTCGATATGGAATGTTGTACAATGAGAACTACTCCCACATCTCTCACACTTGATATTGTCCTTACAATCCTTAGATAGGTGCTTTCCTTTGCAGCATTTGAAGCAAATACCAAACTTCTTGATCACATCCTTCTTGTCTGACATTGACTTTGATTGAAATAAACGACAGTCTTTCAGAATGTGCTTGACCTCTTTGCCATGTAACGGGCAGTAATCTGGGGTGATGTCCGTCTTTCTAGCAGATACCATGACCTGGTTCCTAGAGCCGTTAACATTGTTGTTAGATTTCTTCATGTTACCAAGGTTGCTTGAAGATGTAGGTGCCTTTGTAGATCCTACAAGATTAGATTCAAACATGAAACTTGGGTCATTACATCGTGTAGCCATGTTCCGAACAAAGTCTACAAAGATGGTGAAGGGTGGGTACATGACGGCATGTTCCCGCTTGAACCTACTGGCAAGGTCAATCCACTTGTTTTGCATGAATGCTGGTAGTTTCTGTAACACTTGGTTAACTCCATGTGGAGAGTCAAAGTATGAGAAAGAATTCTGATATCGCTCATAGCCTTTCACTGCCAATATGTCTGGGAGTTCATACAGCTTGGCACCGTCCTTAGCTGAGAGTTTTGAGACACTGTCTAGTCTTTGTCTAAGGGCAGCCTCTACTAGTTCTGGCGATCCATATCTTTCATCAAGCCTACTCCAAATCCTTGATAATGCCTGAGCTTCATTGTGACAGTTAGCTGTTCTAAGACTTGTTGCTTGTCGGGAAGACTCCTCTCCTAACCATCTGCCTAATAGATCAAGTTCCTCTGTGGCATTTACTTTGAGCTCGCGAGCAATGTTTCTAAAACTTGTCTTCCAAACCAAGTACCGCTCTGGCCTATCATCATACTTTGATAGTCTTGAAAGCAATAAGTCTTTCTTCATAATATAGTTAGTAAGCTCACTAACTCCTCCATCTGGTTGGGTTGGTTTTTGATTGAATGCTGGGGCCTCTGGATTTAATCCTGAACTAACGTTTGGCATACACTGGTGACCAGTGGTATGTGGTGGTGCAGCAACAACCCTCTCAAGGTCACAGCTGGCCGTGCCAACAGGAAACCCCTCAATGTCCTCAAATGCCAACGAATCATCAATAGCCCGAAGCTCAGCCTCAGCCTCCACCAAATCTCTCTCCGATTGCAGCAACTTGGGACTCATATCCATTTCCTATGTATAGCATCCTGTTCAGCCCTTTGTCTTACGATCTCTGCTTCCTTTTTGGTGAACTGTAGTCTGACCTTCGCTGCCTCATGTTTAGCCTTTTGCCTCAAAAGCACGGAACTTACATTGGACATCTTTGACGAGGCTAACGAACGACCGCTGACGCCTGGGAAGGACTTCTCACCCTGTGAGCTGAAGGTGAGCAAGTAGTGTCAATCTTTGCAGGAGTCTGACTCAATCTTGCTTGATCAGTACCCTGTTCTTTTGATAGTTGTGTAGTGTTCATGAACTTGTCCATTTCCTTTAGTAAAAGGTCTACTCTAAACTGAACACTGTTGTACACAAATGTGTGAGCAGAAAGTTCTCTTTCACTGTCAACTGATCTTATCCTAGCCAAATATTCTGTGGATTGCCTGGCTATAACTAGGTATGATTCCCATACTTCTAACAATTGTTC
The nucleotide sequence above comes from Argopecten irradians isolate NY unplaced genomic scaffold, Ai_NY scaffold_0107, whole genome shotgun sequence. Encoded proteins:
- the LOC138311773 gene encoding uncharacterized protein, which translates into the protein MDMSPKLLQSERDLVEAEAELRAIDDSLAFEDIEGFPVGTASCDLERVVAAPPHTTGHQCMPNVSSGLNPEAPAFNQKPTQPDGGVSELTNYIMKKDLLLSRLSKYDDRPERYLVWKTSFRNIARELKVNATEELDLLGRWLGEESSRQATSLRTANCHNEAQALSRIWSRLDERYGSPELVEAALRQRLDSVSKLSAKDGAKLYELPDILAVKGYERYQNSFSYFDSPHGVNQVLQKLPAFMQNKWIDLASRFKREHAVMYPPFTIFVDFVRNMATRCNDPSFMFESNLVGSTKAPTSSSNLGNMKKSNNNVNGSRNQVMVSARKTDITPDYCPLHGKEVKHILKDCRLFQSKSMSDKKDVIKKFGICFKCCKGKHLSKDCKDNIKCERCGSSSHCTTFHIDRGSPEKHGGEQTHQDQGTTVSSKCTQICGSTSFPGKSCGKTVLVKVYPKGRPEEALDMYAIIDEQSNRSLVREFFEHFNYKSESIDYVLSSCGGQVTKCGRRASGYVIESTDGTYRSALPELIECNEIPNSKHGIPTPAVAKAYKYLKEIETFIPNSDAPILLLIGRDLITAHHVLEQRIASGNTPYAQKLRLGWVIIGETCLGAAHQPDLVTVNKTTVLRSGRASYFKPCPYNFEVNYASISDDINLHGNVFRHTKDDEVLGLSQEDKEFIHQMEEEFYKTPEGNWSAPLPLRQHRPRLENNRDQVFKRTENLVKSLQRNHVK
- the LOC138311772 gene encoding uncharacterized protein; protein product: MFDKQHAELAPPLESGEECRYLPIFPVYHPKKPGKIRVVFDSSAKYNGYSLNDVLLTGPDVTNSLVGVLLKFRKEKVAITADVEQMFFNFNVHRQYRNLLRFIWFKDNDPTKDLIDYRMRVHVFGNSPSPAVATIGLRKSACNHADQSLCDEVCDFVKNHFYVDDGLISSVDAQSAVNLMKKTQRRLKQEGNLNLLKISSNNADVLGSFSPEDLAKNLSAMDFDTSTANVQRSLGLYWEVKSDTFQYEVCCEEKPSTKRGILSTVNSVFDPLGFVAPVLLGGRLILRNIIQTGKIDWDEPIPDHIESEWTSWRKSLKDSQGLAIPTKRIPTLAYWKVQGKNYTYSRMLLRKPSEQ
- the LOC138311771 gene encoding uncharacterized protein, which produces MDSVSFYTDSKVVLGYLTNKTRRFYVYVGNRVDRILRSSSSTQWSYVPTDLNPADCATRPLNAQDLANSSWLNGPEAFFQDRAKEDNINNDNQFHLIEPDEDKGIRPKVKAIKTDVSRRLGTSRLNKFSSWSRLTSAISLLKSVASKHSSTSSPIRSTVDFQNDAELLILKEVQYEMYAKEISCLQDKKLIPKNSSILDLSPTLDKNGLLRIGGRLGSSSLHPSEKNPLIIPGKHHIATLLVQHYHNLVKHQGRHLTEGSIRSAGYWITGGKRLINSIIHKCVLCKRLRGKMEHQKMAELPVDRTTPCPPFTYVGVDTFGPWPVVTRRTRGGQANSKRWAIMFSCLVTRGIHIEVVEELSSSSFINALRRFISLRGPVQEFRSDRGTNFVGATDNLNITAINVEDESVNKFLLQNQTVWKFNPPHASNMSGSWERMIGLTRRILDCMLCNANTKALTHEVLCTFMAEVCAIVNARPLASVSSDPESPMILSPSALITQKLNADVEPFENLSLKDMYKSQWRHVQVLAEQFWKKWNSQYIQNLQTRPKWQQERPYMKPGDVVLMKDSEAPRNCWPMAVINEVYPSSDSLVRKVSIRVMRDDKMVFYTRPITQLIYLFSSD